The following are encoded together in the Arcobacter aquimarinus genome:
- a CDS encoding HDOD domain-containing protein — protein MSSNNILEKIESLPPLPKTIIEIEEFRKKTNKESAELLEIIEKDALIISTLLKISNSAMFGFRSKVETPGRAINLLGINFTISIAIGGTVQNLLMTNLEPYGINSDDFMKASNISSTLASLWLSKIDIELKDEIVLPALLQETGKFIIADLIVNEGKSDLFKSKIASGASIEDTEKELLGFTTSEVTAKIFRHWKLSENLINLIENVDNVSKAEDEYKKKTQILDIIKTAAYINAPLSANNVKKALEKASAYGFDTNILKNAITTLEDRLLDEK, from the coding sequence TTGTCATCTAATAATATTTTAGAGAAGATAGAATCTCTTCCACCGTTACCTAAAACGATAATTGAGATTGAAGAATTTAGAAAAAAAACGAATAAAGAATCGGCTGAATTATTAGAAATAATTGAAAAAGATGCATTAATAATTTCTACTTTATTAAAAATTTCTAATTCTGCGATGTTTGGTTTTAGAAGTAAAGTTGAAACACCTGGTCGAGCAATTAACTTATTAGGTATTAATTTTACCATTTCGATTGCTATTGGAGGAACTGTTCAAAATTTATTGATGACAAATTTAGAACCCTATGGTATAAATAGTGATGATTTCATGAAAGCTTCTAATATTTCTTCTACTTTAGCTAGTTTATGGCTTTCGAAAATTGATATAGAGTTAAAAGATGAAATAGTTTTACCAGCACTTTTACAAGAAACAGGAAAATTTATTATTGCTGATTTAATAGTAAATGAAGGGAAAAGTGATTTATTTAAGTCAAAAATAGCTTCAGGTGCTTCAATAGAAGATACAGAAAAAGAGTTACTTGGATTTACAACTTCAGAAGTTACTGCTAAAATATTTAGACATTGGAAATTAAGTGAAAACTTAATAAATTTAATTGAAAATGTTGATAATGTTTCAAAAGCTGAAGATGAGTATAAAAAGAAAACACAAATTCTAGATATAATAAAAACTGCTGCTTATATTAATGCTCCATTAAGTGCAAACAATGTTAAAAAAGCTTTAGAAAAAGCATCTGCTTATGGTTTTGATACAAATATATTAAAAAATGCAATAACTACTTTAGAAGATAGATTGTTAGATGAAAAGTAA
- a CDS encoding nitrous oxide reductase accessory protein NosL, with product MKKSLITLLFFITLFAINTNAQEMFQTVDLKEATLVKEDSSKEFCNVCGMDLPKYYKTNHVTEFKNGHKEQYCSIHCQAQIHEDYEDKIKNIQVVDTNSLKLIDAKSAFYVVGSSKKGTMSAVSKYAFLTKNEAEKFIKEFGGEIHTFDETLKIAKDGLEKEKKILDEKRIPVAKKGKKIFESMCDINQMKDFNSIGEAKQYLIDNKICNNLDAQMLQAVSVYLYNPILARDNSKAIKVPEDAKCPVCGMFVAKYPKWVAQIKLRNTHSHYFDGVKDMMKFYIEPSKYNHNHSKEDILQINVTDYYSLDSIDAKEAFYVIGSNVYGPMGEELIPFKNETQAKKFMEDHFGKKVLKFEDIKKEMLF from the coding sequence ATGAAAAAGAGTTTAATAACACTTTTGTTTTTTATTACATTATTTGCGATAAATACAAATGCACAAGAGATGTTTCAAACAGTTGATTTAAAAGAAGCAACTTTAGTAAAAGAAGACTCATCAAAAGAATTTTGTAATGTTTGTGGAATGGATTTACCTAAATATTATAAAACAAATCATGTAACAGAGTTTAAAAATGGACATAAAGAACAATATTGTTCTATTCATTGTCAAGCACAAATTCATGAAGACTATGAAGATAAAATAAAAAATATTCAAGTTGTGGATACCAATTCATTAAAATTAATAGATGCTAAGAGTGCTTTTTATGTTGTTGGAAGTTCTAAAAAAGGAACAATGAGTGCTGTTAGTAAATATGCTTTTTTAACAAAAAATGAAGCTGAAAAATTCATAAAAGAGTTTGGTGGAGAGATTCATACTTTTGATGAAACATTGAAAATAGCAAAAGATGGATTAGAAAAAGAAAAAAAGATTTTAGATGAAAAAAGAATTCCTGTAGCTAAAAAAGGTAAAAAGATTTTTGAATCAATGTGTGATATAAATCAGATGAAAGATTTTAATTCTATTGGTGAAGCTAAACAATATTTAATAGATAATAAAATATGTAATAATTTAGATGCTCAAATGCTTCAAGCAGTAAGTGTTTATTTATATAATCCTATATTAGCAAGAGATAATTCAAAAGCTATTAAAGTACCAGAAGATGCTAAATGTCCTGTTTGCGGTATGTTTGTTGCAAAATATCCAAAATGGGTTGCTCAAATTAAATTAAGAAATACTCATAGTCACTATTTTGATGGAGTAAAGGATATGATGAAGTTTTATATTGAGCCTTCAAAATATAATCATAATCATTCAAAAGAAGATATATTACAGATAAATGTAACTGATTATTACTCTTTAGATTCTATAGATGCAAAAGAGGCTTTTTATGTAATTGGCTCAAATGTATATGGTCCAATGGGAGAAGAATTAATTCCATTTAAAAATGAAACTCAAGCTAAAAAATTTATGGAAGATCACTTTGGTAAAAAAGTTTTGAAATTTGAAGATATTAAAAAAGAGATGTTATTTTAA
- a CDS encoding GDP-L-fucose synthase, with translation MKTFTILGAGWLGLELAIVLKNDFKIKVSSRSQEKVNIYEEKGFSSYILNENNFEFLDKLFETNYLFINFPPSKFEDYLLFLNKIYSHEKIKNIEKIFFVSSTSIYPNIEGLFNEDYEIKEPNSKIVFEAENLVKDKSDVIFRVAGLVGANRYFGKRSANKIIEFPKTPINFVHRNDVINATKFIIEKDLSGIFNLCSNTHPTKEEIYSFNSKKYNFEKPIFLENKNFFNRLIDGSKIKKEGFTYKYENPFEF, from the coding sequence ATGAAAACTTTTACTATTTTAGGAGCAGGTTGGTTAGGATTAGAGTTAGCAATTGTTTTAAAAAATGATTTTAAAATAAAAGTTAGTTCAAGAAGCCAAGAAAAAGTAAATATATATGAAGAAAAGGGTTTTTCTTCATATATTTTAAATGAAAATAATTTTGAATTTTTAGATAAGTTATTTGAAACAAATTATCTATTTATCAATTTTCCACCTTCTAAATTTGAAGATTATCTACTTTTTTTAAATAAAATTTATTCTCATGAAAAAATAAAAAATATAGAGAAAATATTTTTTGTTAGTTCTACTTCTATTTATCCTAATATAGAAGGTTTATTTAATGAAGATTATGAAATAAAAGAGCCTAATTCAAAAATAGTTTTTGAAGCTGAAAATTTAGTAAAAGATAAAAGTGATGTAATTTTTAGAGTTGCTGGACTTGTTGGAGCAAATAGATATTTTGGAAAAAGAAGTGCAAATAAAATCATAGAATTTCCCAAAACACCAATAAATTTTGTACATAGAAATGATGTTATAAATGCAACAAAGTTTATAATTGAAAAAGATTTAAGTGGTATTTTTAATCTTTGTTCAAATACTCATCCAACAAAAGAGGAAATTTATAGTTTTAATTCAAAAAAATATAATTTTGAAAAACCTATTTTTTTAGAAAATAAGAATTTTTTTAATAGATTAATAGATGGAAGTAAAATAAAAAAGGAAGGATTTACATATAAATATGAAAATCCTTTTGAGTTTTAG
- a CDS encoding response regulator transcription factor — MRVLLLEDDIALSDLLNEHLEDKGFEVTLCTNGQEALENLVDKKFDFALLDINTPTISGIEVLKRVRTEYKNNIPIIILTAYQDTKHLKESFESGVDDYIKKPFDLEELDQRILKLCRQFLIEQDNKIKIDEKLYFEPSTCKIFKDNEIINLAQKERDILKYFCTHKSRVVSSEELLQNIWTYDEMPTDATIRVYIKNLREIIGKDKITTIRAIGYRFE; from the coding sequence ATGAGAGTTTTGTTATTAGAAGATGATATTGCTTTAAGTGATTTATTAAATGAACATTTAGAAGATAAAGGTTTTGAAGTTACATTATGCACAAATGGACAAGAAGCATTAGAAAATTTAGTAGATAAGAAGTTTGATTTTGCTTTACTTGATATAAATACTCCAACTATTTCAGGAATTGAAGTTTTAAAAAGAGTAAGAACTGAATATAAAAACAATATCCCTATAATAATACTAACAGCTTATCAAGATACAAAACATTTAAAAGAATCTTTTGAAAGTGGAGTTGATGATTATATAAAAAAGCCTTTTGATTTAGAAGAGTTAGACCAAAGAATACTAAAGCTTTGCAGACAATTTTTAATAGAACAAGATAATAAAATAAAAATAGATGAAAAGTTATATTTTGAACCTTCAACTTGTAAAATATTTAAAGATAATGAAATAATAAATTTAGCACAAAAAGAAAGAGATATTTTAAAATACTTTTGTACTCATAAAAGTAGGGTAGTTTCTAGTGAAGAGTTACTTCAAAATATTTGGACTTATGATGAAATGCCAACAGATGCAACTATTAGAGTATATATAAAAAATTTAAGAGAAATAATAGGAAAAGATAAAATTACAACAATAAGAGCAATAGGATATAGATTTGAATAA
- a CDS encoding uracil-xanthine permease family protein, producing the protein MKPTDYNFRVKDSILGLQFLFVAFGALVLVPILTGLDPNVALFTAGVGTLIFQFVNKNCVPPIFLASSFAFIAPISYGVATWGIPATMSGLVAAGLLYVVLSFLIRLKGDNFLHKLLPSVVVGPVIISIGLILSPVAVNMAMGKTGDGAVVLVPFEQAIIISMVALIVTILVSLLGKGIFKLVPILLGIISGYLISLYFGLIDFSGVLKASWFAIPNFVAPEFNWQAILFILPIAIAPAIEHIGDMLAISSVTKQDYLKKPGLKNTLLGDGLATSVASLFGGPPNTTYSEVTGAVTVTKAYNPAIMTWAAIFAILLAFVGKLGAILATIPVPVMGGIMLLLFGIIATLGISTLSKANIDFSCPRNMAIVSVILVFSIGGMTFNFGGIPFAGIGLGAIIGIVLNLVLPKAL; encoded by the coding sequence ATGAAACCTACAGATTATAACTTTAGAGTTAAAGATTCGATTTTAGGATTACAGTTTTTGTTTGTTGCTTTTGGGGCTTTAGTATTAGTTCCAATTTTAACAGGACTTGATCCAAATGTTGCACTTTTTACAGCAGGTGTTGGAACACTTATTTTTCAGTTTGTAAATAAAAATTGTGTTCCACCAATTTTTCTAGCTTCTTCTTTTGCATTTATAGCACCTATTTCTTATGGTGTTGCAACATGGGGAATTCCTGCAACTATGTCAGGACTTGTTGCTGCTGGACTTTTGTATGTGGTATTAAGTTTTTTAATTAGGTTAAAAGGAGATAATTTTTTACATAAACTACTTCCTTCAGTTGTTGTAGGACCTGTAATTATCTCAATTGGTCTTATTTTATCTCCTGTTGCTGTTAATATGGCAATGGGAAAAACAGGTGATGGAGCAGTTGTTTTAGTACCATTTGAACAAGCAATAATAATATCAATGGTAGCTTTGATTGTAACTATTTTAGTTTCATTATTAGGAAAAGGAATTTTTAAATTAGTTCCTATTTTATTAGGAATTATTAGTGGATATTTAATCTCTTTATATTTTGGATTAATAGATTTTTCAGGTGTTTTAAAAGCTTCTTGGTTTGCAATACCAAATTTTGTTGCACCTGAATTTAATTGGCAAGCTATACTTTTTATTTTACCTATAGCAATTGCTCCTGCAATTGAACATATAGGTGATATGTTAGCAATTTCAAGTGTTACAAAACAAGATTATTTAAAAAAACCAGGTTTAAAAAATACACTTTTAGGAGATGGTTTGGCAACTTCTGTTGCTTCGCTTTTTGGAGGACCTCCAAATACAACTTATTCAGAAGTAACAGGAGCTGTAACTGTTACAAAGGCTTATAATCCAGCTATTATGACTTGGGCTGCGATATTTGCTATTTTATTGGCTTTTGTTGGAAAACTAGGAGCAATACTTGCTACTATTCCTGTTCCAGTTATGGGTGGAATTATGCTTTTATTATTTGGAATTATTGCAACTTTAGGAATTAGTACACTTTCAAAAGCAAATATAGATTTTTCATGTCCAAGAAATATGGCAATAGTTTCTGTGATATTAGTATTTTCTATTGGTGGAATGACTTTTAATTTTGGTGGAATTCCTTTTGCAGGTATTGGTCTTGGGGCTATAATAGGTATAGTTTTGAATCTTGTTTTACCTAAGGCTTTATAA
- a CDS encoding YajQ family cyclic di-GMP-binding protein, which yields MAAKEHQFDISAKLDMQEMKNAVIQAQKEIDTRYDFKGISKELDLNIGAKTLTLISSSDNKIDAMRDILISKMNKRGISINSLEELKKEDSSGGNRKYSYKIIDSIEKDEAKRIQTEIKSLKLKVSAVNQGDEIRVTGKNIDDLQAVMKHLKSLDLKAPLVFDNFK from the coding sequence ATGGCAGCAAAAGAACATCAATTTGATATTTCAGCAAAACTAGATATGCAAGAGATGAAAAATGCAGTAATTCAAGCTCAAAAAGAGATAGATACAAGATATGATTTTAAAGGTATTTCTAAAGAATTGGATTTAAATATTGGGGCAAAAACTTTAACTTTAATCTCTTCAAGTGATAATAAAATAGATGCAATGAGAGATATTTTAATTTCAAAAATGAATAAAAGAGGAATTTCTATAAATTCATTAGAAGAGTTAAAAAAAGAGGATTCAAGTGGTGGAAATAGAAAATATTCATATAAAATTATTGATAGTATAGAAAAAGATGAAGCAAAAAGAATTCAAACTGAAATTAAAAGTTTGAAATTGAAAGTAAGTGCCGTAAATCAAGGTGATGAAATTAGAGTTACTGGAAAAAATATTGATGATTTACAAGCAGTTATGAAACATTTAAAAAGTTTAGATTTAAAAGCACCTTTGGTATTCGATAACTTCAAATAA
- the recO gene encoding recombination protein RecO — MQGYIIDIKPVKDDDLIVTILSENELLTAYRFYGARHSTINIGYKIDFELENTRANIPRLKDVIQLGFPWILDYEKMYCWQRYIRLFYPHLKDIEELDPFYFYCLEKLVYIITKQNAQRAICESYISLLEHEGRLHTDFECLLCEIVIEDDLSLVRGFLPIHAKCTKAKNFEFKKIEELFIKKKTTHLNDIEVEYLWDILLQGL; from the coding sequence ATGCAAGGTTATATAATAGATATTAAACCTGTAAAAGATGATGATTTAATAGTAACTATACTAAGTGAAAATGAATTATTAACAGCATATAGATTTTATGGTGCTAGACATTCGACTATAAATATAGGGTATAAGATTGATTTTGAATTAGAAAATACAAGGGCTAATATTCCAAGACTAAAAGATGTGATACAACTTGGATTCCCTTGGATTTTAGATTATGAAAAAATGTATTGCTGGCAAAGATATATAAGACTTTTTTATCCACATTTGAAAGATATCGAAGAATTAGATCCTTTTTATTTTTATTGTTTAGAAAAATTAGTTTATATAATAACTAAGCAAAATGCTCAAAGAGCTATTTGTGAATCTTATATCTCTTTACTTGAACATGAAGGGCGATTACATACTGACTTTGAATGTTTATTGTGTGAAATAGTTATTGAAGATGATTTAAGTTTAGTTAGAGGTTTTTTACCAATTCATGCTAAGTGTACAAAAGCAAAAAATTTTGAATTTAAAAAAATTGAAGAATTATTTATTAAGAAAAAGACAACACACCTTAATGATATTGAAGTAGAATACCTTTGGGATATTCTACTTCAAGGATTATGA
- a CDS encoding NCS2 family permease yields the protein MNFFKLRENNTSISKEFYAGFTTFLTMLYIVPVNGFILADAGLPMDAVITATALITILATLFSALWSNTPIAMSVGMGLNAYFSYGLVLGMKIPWETALGIVFLSGILFVILSLTNFRVWIMTSIPMNLRRAISAGIGSFIAFIGLKQMGMIVSNDATLVALGDFSNTNVLLGVLGLILSFSFYAYKLRGAFILSIAITSIVAWSFSLNDVPKEFFSTPVSIEPILFKLDILSALSLSLLPVIITFLITDMFDTLGTLTGVGTRANLFQENNKNDKSLQKTLEADAIATVGGSLLGVSTTTAFIESASGVEAGGRTGLTAVFTALLFITTLFMLPLFKSIPSNAIYPVLVVVGVLMFTELGKINFEETDLATSAAAFLIVILMPLTFSITNGIAAGFLIFTIIKLVKREYKDLNLGILVITFISALAFIF from the coding sequence GTGAATTTTTTTAAGTTAAGAGAGAATAACACCTCTATTTCAAAAGAGTTTTATGCTGGTTTTACTACTTTTTTGACAATGTTATACATAGTTCCTGTAAATGGCTTTATATTAGCTGATGCTGGTCTTCCTATGGATGCTGTAATTACAGCAACAGCTTTAATTACTATTTTAGCAACACTTTTTTCAGCATTATGGTCAAATACACCAATTGCTATGAGTGTAGGAATGGGGCTTAATGCTTACTTCTCTTATGGTTTAGTTTTAGGTATGAAAATACCTTGGGAAACAGCTTTGGGAATTGTATTTTTATCAGGTATTTTATTTGTTATTTTATCTTTGACTAATTTTAGAGTTTGGATAATGACATCTATTCCTATGAATTTAAGACGTGCAATTAGCGCAGGAATTGGTTCTTTTATTGCGTTTATTGGTTTAAAGCAAATGGGAATGATAGTTTCAAATGATGCAACTTTAGTTGCACTTGGAGATTTTTCCAATACTAATGTTTTATTAGGAGTTTTAGGTTTAATTTTATCTTTTAGTTTTTATGCTTATAAATTAAGAGGAGCATTTATTTTATCTATTGCTATTACATCTATTGTTGCTTGGAGTTTTTCTTTAAATGATGTACCAAAAGAGTTTTTTTCAACTCCTGTTTCTATTGAACCTATATTATTTAAACTTGATATTTTAAGTGCTTTATCTTTATCTTTACTACCTGTTATAATTACATTTTTAATTACAGATATGTTTGATACATTAGGAACTTTAACAGGTGTTGGAACAAGAGCAAATCTGTTTCAAGAGAATAATAAAAATGATAAATCTTTGCAAAAAACACTTGAAGCTGATGCTATTGCAACAGTTGGAGGAAGTTTACTTGGAGTTTCTACAACAACTGCATTTATTGAAAGTGCAAGCGGGGTAGAAGCTGGTGGACGAACTGGATTAACAGCTGTATTTACTGCATTATTATTTATAACAACTCTTTTTATGTTGCCACTTTTTAAATCAATTCCATCAAATGCAATTTATCCAGTTTTAGTTGTAGTTGGGGTTTTGATGTTTACTGAACTTGGTAAAATAAATTTTGAAGAAACAGATTTAGCAACAAGTGCAGCTGCTTTTTTGATTGTTATTTTAATGCCTTTAACTTTTTCAATCACAAATGGAATAGCAGCTGGTTTTTTGATTTTTACGATTATTAAATTGGTAAAAAGAGAGTATAAAGATTTAAATTTAGGAATTTTGGTTATTACATTTATTAGTGCTTTAGCATTTATTTTTTAA
- the ychF gene encoding redox-regulated ATPase YchF encodes MGLGVGIVGLPNVGKSTTFNALTKAQNAEAQNYPFCTIEPNKAIVPVPDKRLNELAKIVNPDKIQHSTIDFVDIAGLVRGASKGEGLGNQFLSNIREVEVILHMVRCFEDGNIIHVEGDVNPLRDIEIIETELIYADISQLEKKIERLKKQAKSSKESATQLVIAEELYAHIGELQPVKTFEKIDDEVFKSLDKELRFLSNKDVIYGTNVDEDSLANGGNKYVDLVKEHASNVNADVIMLCAKIEEELVGLSDEEATEFLADLGVNESGLEQIIHKAFDKLGLMSYFTAGKIEVRAWTIRKNTKAPQAAAVIHNDFEKGFIKAEVISYLDFITLGGESKCKEAGKLRLEGKDYIVQDGDVMHFRFNV; translated from the coding sequence ATGGGATTAGGTGTAGGAATAGTAGGACTTCCAAATGTAGGTAAATCAACAACTTTTAATGCTTTAACAAAAGCTCAAAATGCGGAGGCTCAAAACTATCCATTTTGTACAATAGAACCAAATAAAGCAATAGTTCCAGTACCTGATAAAAGATTGAACGAATTAGCAAAAATCGTAAATCCAGATAAAATTCAACATTCAACTATTGATTTTGTTGATATTGCAGGACTTGTAAGAGGTGCTTCAAAAGGTGAAGGATTAGGAAACCAATTCTTATCAAATATTAGAGAAGTTGAAGTTATCTTACATATGGTAAGATGTTTTGAAGATGGAAATATTATCCATGTTGAAGGAGATGTAAATCCTTTAAGAGATATTGAAATCATCGAAACAGAATTAATATATGCTGATATTTCACAGTTAGAAAAGAAAATTGAAAGACTTAAAAAACAAGCAAAGTCTTCTAAAGAATCAGCTACTCAATTAGTTATAGCTGAGGAATTATATGCTCATATTGGAGAATTACAGCCTGTAAAAACTTTTGAAAAAATAGATGATGAAGTTTTCAAATCTTTAGATAAAGAGTTAAGATTTTTATCTAATAAAGATGTAATTTATGGAACAAATGTTGATGAAGATTCTTTAGCTAATGGTGGAAACAAATATGTTGATTTAGTAAAAGAACATGCTTCTAACGTAAATGCTGATGTTATTATGCTTTGTGCAAAAATAGAAGAAGAATTAGTAGGACTTTCTGATGAAGAAGCTACAGAATTTTTAGCTGATTTAGGTGTTAATGAATCAGGTCTAGAACAAATCATACATAAAGCATTCGATAAATTAGGTCTTATGAGTTATTTTACAGCTGGAAAAATTGAAGTTAGAGCATGGACTATTAGAAAAAACACAAAAGCTCCTCAAGCAGCAGCAGTTATTCATAATGATTTTGAAAAAGGCTTTATTAAAGCAGAAGTTATTTCTTACTTAGATTTTATTACCTTAGGTGGAGAATCTAAATGTAAAGAAGCAGGAAAATTAAGACTTGAAGGTAAAGATTATATCGTTCAAGATGGTGATGTAATGCATTTTAGATTTAATGTGTAA
- a CDS encoding pyrimidine/purine nucleoside phosphorylase — MAEFKNVSIAKAANILFEGNITSRTIVFEDGSRKTLGIMLPGEYELNTVHKEIMDIQRGVLEVMLPAQDWVKYEGPASFEIQANSKFKLRVHSLVDYCCSFIKNH, encoded by the coding sequence ATGGCAGAATTTAAAAATGTTTCTATTGCAAAAGCTGCAAATATTCTTTTTGAAGGAAATATTACAAGTAGAACAATTGTTTTTGAAGATGGTTCTAGAAAAACTTTAGGAATTATGTTACCAGGAGAATATGAATTAAATACAGTTCATAAAGAAATAATGGATATTCAAAGAGGTGTATTAGAAGTTATGTTACCTGCTCAAGATTGGGTTAAATATGAGGGTCCAGCTTCTTTTGAGATTCAAGCGAATTCTAAATTTAAATTAAGAGTTCACTCATTAGTTGATTATTGTTGTTCTTTTATAAAAAATCATTAA
- a CDS encoding DUF423 domain-containing protein translates to MILNKKIKTFLAIASFMMALAIALGAFGAHGLKSVLDENMLKVYNTGIQYHFYNTLGLFVATFIFALKPESKRIYISLWLILIGMIIFSFSLYFLTILNMPILGAITPIGGTLLIIAWLILCFGILKD, encoded by the coding sequence ATGATTTTAAATAAAAAAATAAAAACATTTTTAGCAATTGCCTCTTTTATGATGGCTTTAGCAATAGCTTTAGGAGCTTTTGGAGCTCATGGGTTAAAATCAGTTTTAGATGAAAATATGTTAAAAGTTTATAATACAGGTATTCAATACCATTTTTATAATACTTTAGGACTTTTTGTAGCTACTTTTATTTTTGCATTAAAGCCTGAATCAAAAAGAATTTATATCTCATTGTGGTTGATTTTGATTGGAATGATTATTTTTTCATTCTCACTTTATTTTCTTACAATTTTAAATATGCCAATTTTAGGAGCAATCACACCAATTGGTGGAACGTTGCTTATTATTGCTTGGTTGATACTTTGTTTTGGTATTTTAAAAGATTAA
- the upp gene encoding uracil phosphoribosyltransferase: MYKESTNVVVKHLVNRLRDVRTTSNEFRLTIEEISRILASEALNDFPTITQNINTWQGPLDVEVIEVQKLVLIPILRAGEPMLTGILRTLPYAKSGFLAMKRDEETSLSKLFYENIPNLEDKTVILLDPMVATGGSLIDGIEYLKSKNAKKIITLNIIGSPFGVKKVTEAHPDIDMFIAQIDERLDENNYIRPGLGDAGDRAFNTH, encoded by the coding sequence ATGTATAAAGAAAGTACAAATGTTGTAGTTAAACATTTAGTTAATAGATTAAGAGATGTAAGAACAACTTCAAATGAATTTAGATTAACTATTGAAGAGATTTCAAGAATCCTAGCTTCAGAGGCTTTAAATGATTTTCCAACAATCACACAAAATATCAATACTTGGCAAGGTCCACTTGATGTTGAAGTTATTGAAGTTCAAAAACTTGTTCTTATTCCTATTTTAAGAGCTGGTGAACCAATGCTTACAGGAATTTTAAGAACCTTACCTTATGCAAAAAGTGGATTTTTAGCAATGAAAAGAGATGAAGAAACATCTTTAAGTAAATTATTTTATGAAAACATTCCAAATCTAGAAGATAAAACTGTAATTTTACTTGACCCAATGGTTGCAACTGGTGGTTCTTTAATTGATGGAATAGAATACTTAAAAAGCAAAAATGCTAAAAAAATCATCACTTTAAATATAATTGGTTCACCATTTGGTGTAAAAAAAGTTACAGAAGCTCATCCAGATATTGATATGTTTATAGCTCAAATTGATGAAAGATTAGATGAAAACAACTATATAAGACCAGGTCTTGGAGATGCTGGAGATAGAGCATTTAATACTCACTAA
- a CDS encoding phosphoribosyltransferase, with the protein MEKLYYSYELFKNDTQILVDKCRSFEPEILLAVARGGLTLSHLMAQALDMRNLYTLNSIHYEGELKLDTFNIFNIPDVSHAKKVLIVDDIVDSGETMREILKVLKERFPTVEFKLATLFYKKTAVLQPDYCVREANEWIDFFWEVDVK; encoded by the coding sequence TTGGAAAAATTATATTATAGTTATGAGTTATTTAAAAATGATACACAAATTTTAGTTGATAAGTGTAGAAGTTTTGAACCTGAGATTTTACTAGCAGTTGCACGTGGAGGATTAACTCTTTCACATTTAATGGCACAAGCTTTAGATATGAGAAATTTATATACTTTAAATTCAATTCATTATGAAGGTGAATTAAAATTGGATACATTTAATATTTTTAATATTCCTGATGTATCACATGCAAAAAAAGTTTTAATTGTTGATGATATAGTTGATTCAGGTGAAACAATGAGAGAAATTTTAAAAGTTTTAAAAGAGAGATTTCCAACAGTTGAGTTTAAATTAGCAACGTTGTTTTACAAAAAAACAGCTGTTTTGCAACCTGATTATTGTGTTAGAGAAGCAAATGAATGGATTGATTTCTTTTGGGAAGTTGATGTTAAATAA